The Actinomycetota bacterium genome contains the following window.
AGGCGGCGGGTCGTCGAATCCAGTGTGGCGAACAATTTATCCTCTACGAATACGCCAGCATGTGTTAGGGTATTGAGCAGAGTCGATTTTCCAGCGTTTGTATAGCCCACTATTGAGATGCTGAAAATCGATGCCTTCTTGCGCTTCTTCCGCTGTATGGCACGGTTTTGCCTGAGGTGCTTGAGCTCCTTATTTAAATGCTGAATTCGATGTCTGATGCGACGACGGTCTACTTCGAGTTTGGTTTCTCCGGGTCCCCTGGTACCTATTCCACCACCAAGTCTCGAAAGCTCGATGCCCCTTCCTTTAATTCTTGGGAGGAGGTAAACCAGTTGAGCTAGCTCAACTTGTAGTTTACCTTCACTTGAATGAGCCCGCTGGGCGAAGATATCCAAAATGATTGCAGTTCTGTCGATGATCTTCCGTTTTATTATATTCTCGAGGTTGTGTTGCTGGGATGAGGTTAAATCTTGATCGAAGACGATGAGATCTGCTTCGAGTTTGCATGCTAAATCTCGTATTTCTTCAACCTTGCCTGGACCAATGAATGCTCGAATGTGAGGGGTTTCCCTCTCCTGAATGACTCGAGCGACCACCTCTCCTCCAGCCGTGATGACCAGTTGTTCTAACTCATTTAAGGATTCTTCTAAATCCCAAGAGCTAATGGAGGGTAACTTCACTGCAACGAGTATGGCCCGCTCTTTTCTCCTGTCTATGATCTCTTCGATTTTTTATTTCCTCCTTATTTTAAGGCTTTCTCCATCCTTTCCAGCGCCTCTTTGAGGTGATCATCCTTTACCGTTAGCGAAATTCGAATATAACCTTCACCGGATGGACCATAAGCGCTGCCAGGTGCAACTACAACTCCGGCTTTCTCTAAAATAATTGTAGCAAACTCTGCTGAGGTTTGCCCATCTGGCACGGGGACCCAAACGTAGATGGTAGCTTTAGGTTTCGGCATCCTAATCCCGATCCTATTTAAGGTATCGATGACCATATCTCGGCGTCGGGCATAGATCTGGCACATTTCCCTGATGCAACTCTGAGGTCCTTGAAGTGCTTCAATTCCGGCATATTGAATGGCGTTAAAGATACCCGAATCCACATTGGTTTTAACCCTTCCTAAAGCCTCTATCATTTGGGCATTTCCCGCAGCCCATCCAATTCGCCATCCGGTCATGTTGTAGGTTTTTGATAGAGAGTGAAATTCCAGGCCGACATCGATTGCTCCGGGGGTTTGTAGAAAGCTGGGGGCGATGTATCCATCGAAAGTTATCTCCGAGTAAGGATTATCGTGGCATACCACTACACCATAAGTTTTGGCGAAATCCACCACTTTTTCGAAGAAGCCCTCTTTAACAACGGCGGATGTGGGATTATTTGGATAATTCAAGAACATGATCCGCGCTCTATTCGCAACATTTTTATTTATGGCGGAAATATCCGGAATGAAATCATTCTCAGCCAGAAGGGGCATGAAATGGGGCACTCCCCCGGCAAGAATGGTGCCTGCATTATAAACAGGATAACTGGGGTCTGGAATCAAGGAAATGTCTCCGGGATCAACCAAGGCCAAGAAGATATGGGCAATTCCCTCCTTTGAGCCGATCAAAGGAAGAATTTCCTTCTCCGGGTCGAGATGTACCTTAAATCTCTTCTCGTACCAATCGGCTATGGCCCTTCTAAAATCGAGCATACCGTAGTATGAGGGATAGCGATGATTCGCGGGATTATGTGCCTCTTTACACAGCTTGTTAATTATATGGGTGGGAGTAGGTTCTATGGGATCTCCAATTCCCAAGCTAATGACGTCTATTCCTTGAGCTTTTTTCTCTTCAATTTTCCTATCGATCTGTGCAAATAGGTACGGAGGCAAATTTTCAATTCGTTTGGCCAATCTCAAGATGGTAACCTCCTCCTTTGTAAGTTCTACACCTACGAGCCTTATATCTCAACGATACCGGTAAATACTTTTTCCACCGGACCTGCTAAGTATACATGATTATCTTTGGCCCACTCTATGTCAAGCTTACCCCCTGGGAGTTTAACCGTTACCTTTCTTTCGGTGAGTTCATTCTTTATGGCGGCTACCACCGCGGCACAGGCACCAGTTCCGCAGGCTAGGGTCTCCCCCACTCCTCGTTCCCATACCCTTAGGTGGATTTGGCGAGAATTTACAATCTGAGCGAACTCAACATTAACTTTATTGGGAAATATCGGCAGATTCTTTATTACGGAACCAAGTCTTTTTACGGGGGCCCTCCTTATATCCTCGACGAAAATCACACAGTGGGGATTTCCCATGGAGAGGCAAGTCGCCTTGATGATTTCCTTTCCCACCTGTATTGGTTGATCAATGACCTCCTTGCCCCCAGTGAGTATTGGAATCAGCTCTGGTTTAAATATGGGGAGACCCATGTCAACTTTTGCCCCCTCAACCCTCTTGCCTTTGAGAAGCAGGAGCACTTCCCTGGCTCCGCTTAAGGTTTCAATGGTCATCGCCGTTTTAAGGGCAAGACCCTGGTCATAAAGATATTTAGCGAGGCATCGGATGCCATTTCCACACATTTCTGCTTGGGAGCCATCCGAGTTAAAAAAGAGCATAAAAAAATCTCCACCCTCGGCGGGTCGAACGAGGATCAAACCATCTGCTCCAATGCCAAAGTGTCTGTCACAGATTTTGCAAATTACTCGAGGTGAGAGATCGAGTTTACTTTTCAAATCCTCCATTATGATAAAATCATTTCCCAGACTATGATACTTGGCAAATCTTATTTCGGTCAGGATGAAACCCCCTTCCAAATTCCGAAAATCGGAATTCGAAAATCAAATATAAATGAATTTTTCTTCCCGGAGGAGATCAAGGATCTCTGAAGCGATCTCCTCGGCTGATTTACCGGATACATCCATCCACTTTACCCTGGGATCCCGTCGAAACCAGGTGAGTTGCCTTTTTGCAAATTGCCGGGTTCTCTGTTTTATTCTTTCGACGGTCCCCTGCAGAGAACTTTTGCCCTCCAAATAATCGAGTAATTCCTTGTATCCTAAAGCTTGACTAGAGGTTAATGGTTCCTTATACCCCTTTGAAACAAGATCCTTTAATTCCTTCAATAAACCCTTTTCCATCATTTCGTCAACGCGCCTATCTATGTTCGCGTGAAGCTNNNNNNNNNNAGTCCAATGATCTTTACATCGTATATCGATTCCCTTTTCTCCCATTCTTTGTGATATTCGGAAAAGGGCTTTCCCGTGAGTTTAATAACTTCCAGGGCTCTGATTATCCGCCTCGCATCGTGGGGATGAATTTTCTTGGCAGCCCGTGGATCTGAATTTTGAAGTTCTCTGTAAAGTCCTTCAAGACCTTCACTTTCTGCACGCTTTTCGAGTTCACGACGGATGGGTGATTTCATCATTCCGGATGGAAATTCCAGCTTATCGACGACAGCTCTAATGTACAATCCTGAACCGCCCACCAGAATGGGAAGTTTCCCCTTCCCATGAATCTGTGTTATAACCTTTCTCGCCATTCTTTGATATTCAGCTACGCTAAAATCTTCTTTGAGATCGACGATATCGATTAGATGATGTTTAATTTCCGCTCTATCCCCAAGGCTGGGTTTCGCAGTTCCGATATCCATATTCTTATAAACTTGCATCGAGTCGGCGGAGATTATTTCTCCGTTTATGCTCTTTGCCAAGGTTATTGCAACCTTACTTTTTCCAACGGCGGTGGGTCCGACTATCACCAGCAATTTTTCTTTTTTCATATTAAAAAATTCTACAGTAAATGGAAGGTTTCCACAAATCTTTAAAAATGGCAAAAGAATTTTTAAGGGAAAGTATTTTGTTGGATTAACAGATTGGTGAAAGATTGATTTACCTATAGCGCGTAACCTTGAATCTGTAGAGTTTTACCGGTTCTTCCAGGGAAATGCCCGCCTTCTTTCGAGCGATAGCCACTTGTTCTTCTACGGTATTTACCCCCTCAAGATCCGGTAGGAGTAATCCAGTTCGGCCTTTCGACTCCACCATCACTCCATATTCCCTTGGATCTAGATAACTTTCATCGGGAATTTCCTCTGGTTCCTCTAAAATGTCCACGGAATAAACCAGGTCGGAAAGCTCCGATGGTTCAATGGGCCAAAATCGGGGGTCTCTCGTTGCGGAATGAATGGCATTTCTTATTATTTCGCAGGCCAGATTGGGTTGAGTTGGAGCGGTTGTACCAATGCAACCCCGTAGAGCCCCTTCCTTTTTAATGGAGACGAAGGCACCAGCCCGACGCTTATACAGATAATCGGGGAGGTCTTCCGGGGGTTTTATTATTTTCCCTTCCCGAATGTATTTTTCAGCGGCTTCTCTGGCGAGCCTGACCGGTGCACTCTCCTTCTCTCTGAGCTCTTTCCGCTCGGCGCATCTTATCTCGGTTAAAACTTTAAGAAAATCTCGATTTTCGTCTCTCTCCAGGGGTCTAATGAGGGCTATGAGATAGCCAACCCCAAAGGGTCCTTCATAAGATAAGACCCGAGAATCGACTCGGTAGCAATTGAAGGCTCCCACCAGAGTGATGATGGATCTCAAACCACACTCACCGGCTTCTTCTATGAGAGATTTGTCGATGATTAGAAGATCCTTAAACGCTGCTCGCTCAAGTAAATTTTTCACCAGGTGATCGAACTCTCTCCCTCGAGGACTGTATCCCCCAGGAGCTTCAGGGGTGAGTCTATGTGAAAGATCGCCGCTGGCAATGAAGGCGACCCTTCGATTTAACCTATCTGAAGCGCTCTGAATGGCAACCCCCAGAGAATAATGTTTATAATAGCTGAGGTGTGAAATGGACAGCGAGACCAGGGGGATGTCTAATTCCCGCCTCAGGTAGTAGAGAGGCACCAATATTCCATGATCCAATTCGGTTGAGAATTTGAATTCAAACCGCGGTTCCTTGCTCAATCTGAATGTTGGAATATTGAGCGCCTCAGCCTCGGCCAAGATTTCCTCGACCAATTTGAGATCATTTCTTGCTTTGAAGCTTATGGAAGAGGCACCGAATTGGGTCAAGGAGCCCTCGAGTTCGGGATCAACTTTGATGGCTATGGCATCGGAAAAAGCGGGGCTATGGGGTGAAATAAATACCAGGGTTTCGGGTTGCATCTTGGCTATTTCACTGGTCAATTCCTTTATGCCCTTTACCGTAGCCTGAATTAGATTTAGATTTTCACGTCCAACTTCGGGGACGAGGATTGGTGGATGAGGGACTACGCAACCAATTGCGACCGACATGACTCTCCTTAAAATTCAAAATGCATTTTCATTTTTAATTTATTGTGACTATCGTCCATGGACCATCGACGAATCATTTTTATGACCACATGCATTTCATGCATTTGCATCGGTAAGTGTCCCCATCAGGTACCAGGTATGAGCCTCAACGATGACCACATCAACCATTTTGTTGATTAGTTCCCTTGGTCCTTGAAAGTTCACAACCTTGTTCGTTCTCGTCCTTCCGGTGAGAATATT
Protein-coding sequences here:
- a CDS encoding tRNA (adenosine(37)-N6)-dimethylallyltransferase MiaA, whose translation is LHANIDRRVDEMMEKGLLKELKDLVSKGYKEPLTSSQALGYKELLDYLEGKSSLQGTVERIKQRTRQFAKRQLTWFRRDPRVKWMDVSGKSAEEIASEILDLLREEKFIYI
- the amrA gene encoding AmmeMemoRadiSam system protein A, which produces MSVAIGCVVPHPPILVPEVGRENLNLIQATVKGIKELTSEIAKMQPETLVFISPHSPAFSDAIAIKVDPELEGSLTQFGASSISFKARNDLKLVEEILAEAEALNIPTFRLSKEPRFEFKFSTELDHGILVPLYYLRRELDIPLVSLSISHLSYYKHYSLGVAIQSASDRLNRRVAFIASGDLSHRLTPEAPGGYSPRGREFDHLVKNLLERAAFKDLLIIDKSLIEEAGECGLRSIITLVGAFNCYRVDSRVLSYEGPFGVGYLIALIRPLERDENRDFLKVLTEIRCAERKELREKESAPVRLAREAAEKYIREGKIIKPPEDLPDYLYKRRAGAFVSIKKEGALRGCIGTTAPTQPNLACEIIRNAIHSATRDPRFWPIEPSELSDLVYSVDILEEPEEIPDESYLDPREYGVMVESKGRTGLLLPDLEGVNTVEEQVAIARKKAGISLEEPVKLYRFKVTRYR
- a CDS encoding LL-diaminopimelate aminotransferase is translated as MRLAKRIENLPPYLFAQIDRKIEEKKAQGIDVISLGIGDPIEPTPTHIINKLCKEAHNPANHRYPSYYGMLDFRRAIADWYEKRFKVHLDPEKEILPLIGSKEGIAHIFLALVDPGDISLIPDPSYPVYNAGTILAGGVPHFMPLLAENDFIPDISAINKNVANRARIMFLNYPNNPTSAVVKEGFFEKVVDFAKTYGVVVCHDNPYSEITFDGYIAPSFLQTPGAIDVGLEFHSLSKTYNMTGWRIGWAAGNAQMIEALGRVKTNVDSGIFNAIQYAGIEALQGPQSCIREMCQIYARRRDMVIDTLNRIGIRMPKPKATIYVWVPVPDGQTSAEFATIILEKAGVVVAPGSAYGPSGEGYIRISLTVKDDHLKEALERMEKALK
- the hflX gene encoding GTPase HflX; translated protein: MEEIIDRRKERAILVAVKLPSISSWDLEESLNELEQLVITAGGEVVARVIQERETPHIRAFIGPGKVEEIRDLACKLEADLIVFDQDLTSSQQHNLENIIKRKIIDRTAIILDIFAQRAHSSEGKLQVELAQLVYLLPRIKGRGIELSRLGGGIGTRGPGETKLEVDRRRIRHRIQHLNKELKHLRQNRAIQRKKRKKASIFSISIVGYTNAGKSTLLNTLTHAGVFVEDKLFATLDSTTRRLILPNNQLAVISDTVGFIKKLPHQLIAAFRSTLDEVREANLLVHIIDASHPQMEEQIEAVERVLEEIKAAEKPRINLFNKMDKLSQIERERLKRRFPQGVFISALTGEGIDRLLGEIEKRVSEAVVRVRLHIPFGRGELIQKIYEHGKVISERHTSRGTSIIAELPQGSLREIEKLVEIG
- the dapF gene encoding diaminopimelate epimerase codes for the protein MEGGFILTEIRFAKYHSLGNDFIIMEDLKSKLDLSPRVICKICDRHFGIGADGLILVRPAEGGDFFMLFFNSDGSQAEMCGNGIRCLAKYLYDQGLALKTAMTIETLSGAREVLLLLKGKRVEGAKVDMGLPIFKPELIPILTGGKEVIDQPIQVGKEIIKATCLSMGNPHCVIFVEDIRRAPVKRLGSVIKNLPIFPNKVNVEFAQIVNSRQIHLRVWERGVGETLACGTGACAAVVAAIKNELTERKVTVKLPGGKLDIEWAKDNHVYLAGPVEKVFTGIVEI
- the miaA gene encoding tRNA (adenosine(37)-N6)-dimethylallyltransferase MiaA, translated to MKKEKLLVIVGPTAVGKSKVAITLAKSINGEIISADSMQVYKNMDIGTAKPSLGDRAEIKHHLIDIVDLKEDFSVAEYQRMARKVITQIHGKGKLPILVGGSGLYIRAVVDKLEFPSGMMKSPIRRELEKRAESEGLEGLYRELQNSDPRAAKKIHPHDARRIIRALEVIKLTGKPFSEYHKEWEKRESIYDVKIIGL